A stretch of the Esox lucius isolate fEsoLuc1 chromosome 2, fEsoLuc1.pri, whole genome shotgun sequence genome encodes the following:
- the got2b gene encoding aspartate aminotransferase, mitochondrial, whose translation MALLKSKKVISSIGTFSTSLGAVSTRNSSWWAGVQMGPPDPILGVTEAFKRDTNPKKMNLGVGAYRDDQGKPFVLDCVRKAEALISSKQLDKEYLAIGGLGDFTKSCAQLALGADSEVLKSGRNITVQTISGTGSLRIGANFLSRFHSASRDVYLPTPSWGNHTPIFRDAGMQLKAYRYYDPSTCGFDFKGTLDDISKMPERSVILLHACAHNPTGVDPKPEQWKEIADLVKKRDLLVFFDMAYQGFASGDIDRDAWAVRHFIEQGHNIVLSQSFAKNMGLYGERVGGLTLVCKDAEEAKRVESQLKILIRPIYSNPPMNGARIAATILNTTELYNIWLEEVHCMANRIIKMREQLAANLKSEGSTHNWEHVTDQIGMFCFTGLKPDQVERLTKEFSVYMTKDGRISMAGVTSGNVGYLAHGIHAVTK comes from the exons CTCCTGGTGGGCTGGGGTGCAGATGGGCCCCCCTGACCCCATCCTGGGGGTGACCGAGGCCTTCAAGAGGGACACTAACCCCAAAAAGATGAACTTAGGGGTGGGGGCCTACAGGGATGACCAGGGAAAACCCTTTGTGCTTGATTGTGTCCGTAAG GCTGAGGCATTGATTTCTTCCAAGCAGTTGGATAAGGAGTATCTGGCCATTGGTGGTCTGGGGGACTTCACCAAGTCCTGTGCTCAGCTGGCCCTGGGGGCTGACAGCGAGGTCCTCAAGAGTGGCAGA AACATCACTGTCCAGACCATATCAGGCACTGGCTCTCTGCGCATCGGAGCCAATTTCCTG TCTCGTTTCCACAGTGCGTCCCGGGACGTGTATCTGCCCACCCCCTCCTGGGGCAACCACACACCCATCTTCAGAGATGCCGGCATGCAGCTGAAAGCCTATCGCTACTATGACCCCTCCACCTGCGGCTTTGACTTCAAGGGCACGCTCGACGACATCTCG aaaatgccagagagGAGTGTGATCTTACTGCATGCCTGCGCTCATAACCCCACCGGGGTAGACCCCAAGCCTGAGCAGTGGAAAGAGATCGCAGACCTGGTGAAG AAAAGGGACCTGTTGGTGTTCTTTGACATGGCCTATCAGGGCTTTGCCAGCGGTGATATTGACCGTGATGCCTGGGCCGTTCGTCACTTCATTGAGCAAGGCCACAACATTGTCCTGTCTCAGTCCTTTGCCAAGAATATGGGCCTCTACG gTGAGCGAGTGGGAGGCTTAACTCTGGTGTGTAAGGATGCAGAGGAAGCTAAGAGGGTGGAGTCCCAGTTGAAGATTCTGATCCGGCCCATCTATTCCAATCCTCCAATGAATGGAGCCAGAATTGCTGCCACTATTCTCAACACCACAGAACTTTACAATATATG GCTGGAGGAGGTCCACTGCATGGCCAACCGCATCATTAAGATGAGGGAGCAGTTGGCGGCCAACCTGAAGAGTGAGGGCTCCACCCACAACTGGGAGCATGTGACTGACCAGATTGGCATGTTCTGTTTCACAGGCCTCAAGCCTgatcag GTTGAGCGTCTGACCAAAGAGTTTTCAGTGTACATGACTAAGGATGGTAGAATTTCCATGGCAGGCGTCACATCCGGCAATGTGGGATATCTGGCCCATGGAATTCACGCCGTCACCAAGTAA
- the slc38a7 gene encoding putative sodium-coupled neutral amino acid transporter 7: protein MAINSSVGDWVEAGSEDAGERAWLLQSPSVESVRPSGSDREGRGGVSAMAAVFIVVNAALGAGLLNFPAAFNMAGGVTAGVVLQMFMLIFIISGLVILAYCSQVSNEGTYQEVVRASCGKVTGVICEVAIAVYTFGTCIAFFIVIGDQLDRLIAAITHLPDGAVGGHWYLDRKFTICVIGILVILPLSIPKEIGFQKYASALSVIGTWYVTIVIVLKYVWPDKEMTPGYIPTSPSSWSAVLNAMPTICFGFQCHVSSVPVFNTMRSSEIRSWGVVVTVGMIICLFVYTGTGVCGFLTFGANVSQDILMSYPPNDIAVAIARAFIVVCVVTSYPILHFCGRAVLEGLWLRFQGEQVEVCVRREGRRRLLQTLVWFTLTLILALFIPDIGRVISLIGGLAACFIFVFPGLCLIQAKLSETEVRTTSWYAIVVYGVVMVTIGAFIFGQTTTNSIYQDVIHHLNRQ from the exons ATGGCTATTAACAGTTCAGTTGGGGACTGGGTTGAGGCTGGGAGTGAAGATGCGGGCGAAAGGGCGTGGCTACTGCAGAGTCCCAGTGTGGAGTCCGTCCGACCGTCTGGGTCAGACCGGGAGGGAAGGGGCGGGGTGTCGGCCATGGCTGCTGTCTTCATCGTGGTGAATGCCGCGCTTGGGGCAGGACTGCTCAACTTTCCTGCCGCTTTCAACATGGCCGGTGGTGTGACGGCAGGGGTGGTGCTACAGATG TTCATGCTGATTTTCATTATCAGCGGTCTGGTGATCCTGGCATACTGCTCCCAG GTCAGTAATGAGGGCACCTATCAGGAGGTGGTACGGGCCTCGTGTGGGAAGGTCACAGGGGTCATCTGTGAGGTGGCCATTGCGGTCTATACTTTTGGTACCTGCATCGCCTTCTTCATAGTCATTGGAGACCAGCTAGATCGCT TGATAGCTGCAATAACGCATTTGCCAGACGGTGCGGTTGGTGGTCACTGGTATCTAGACCGTAAGTTCACGATTTGTGTCATCGGCATCCTGGTcatcctccctctgtccatccccaAAGAGATTGGCTTCCAGAAATACGCCAG TGCGCTGAGTGTTATTGGCACCTGGTATGTGACCATAGTCATTGTCCTGAAATACGTCTGGCCTGATAAGGAGATGACCCCCGGTTATATTCCCACCAG CCCGTCCTCCTGGAGTGCAGTGTTGAACGCCATGCCCACCATATGCTTCGGTTTCCAG TGTCATGTAAGCAGTGTTCCTGTGTTTAACACCATGCGCAGCAGTGAGATCAGGTCATGGGGAGTTGTGGTCACCGTCGGCATGATCATCTGCCTCTTTGTCTACACTGGTACCG GTGTCTGTGGCTTCCTGACGTTCGGGGCTAATGTCAGTCAGGACATTCTGATGTCTTATCCGCCTAATGACATTGCCGTGGCGATCGCAAGGGCCTTCATTGTGGTCTGTGTGGTCACCTCCTATCCCATTCTGCACTTTTGTGGCAG GGCGGTGCTGGAGGGGCTATGGCTGCGTTTCCAAGGTGAGCAGGTGGAGGTTTGTGTGAGGCGTGAGGGGAGACGTAGGTTGTTGCAGACCCTGGTGTGgttcacactcacactcatCCTTGCACTCTTCATCCCCGACATTGGCCGGGTCATCTCCCTTATTGGAGGACTGGCAGCCTGCTTCATCTTCGTCTttccag GTCTGTGTCTGATTCAGGCCAAGCTCTCAGAAACAGAGGTCCGAACTACTAG CTGGTATGCCATCGTGGTCTATGGTGTTGTCATGGTTACCATTGGTGCGTTCATCTTTGGCCAGACCACTACCAACTCCATCTATCAGGATGTGATCCATCATCTGAACAGACAGTAG